The proteins below come from a single Spirochaetaceae bacterium genomic window:
- a CDS encoding LysM peptidoglycan-binding domain-containing protein, protein MLAKAHQPKVKHYPGYLRRPKKTAKKRTIFIFLAIFLLALPAVTLFSWLNLTNNYINFNYSLNIKPLPLMAAQNAGDVVIPINYHIVRAGDNLNTLAAAFKITPQQLAQLNNLNSRHLKAGAVLILPQQAAVTGQSYVVQRGDTLSSISVRFAVPQSNLVMLNNLDSLELSRRQLLQLTANHPLNYVAKAGDSLESIADRFELTVDQLMQYNALNTTEIIAGTELILFNPVFMVFNDEVWQPQANRELWQARVPPPAQMVPANFLPANPVLRPESQPLPFDGRSDNLTVQQRFTMAQTLLTGFNRQIEQAGMLSNVLQGYTIVLDSGHGGRDPGAVVTKEVSGEVKTFYEAQYNYDVAMRLYALLKRHGAQVQLTNISPSYTIRNNDIQQTFANTQNAVFNNEREGDSMGGGLWVLRRRLEITGNLLKNITIDRRIFISIHNDSSPHTPLGLVAVASNPTQHSLNLAQAIIDSKGRGTIRRGSFIMVNNNPAPAAVLVEVRNLVQEDFELVNSYLVRQQDAEKIAQGIINYVAAKN, encoded by the coding sequence ATGCTCGCTAAAGCTCATCAACCTAAAGTTAAGCACTATCCCGGCTATTTAAGACGGCCTAAAAAAACCGCTAAAAAGCGGACAATATTTATTTTTTTAGCTATTTTTCTGCTGGCTTTGCCGGCCGTAACCCTTTTTAGCTGGCTTAACTTAACCAATAACTATATTAATTTTAATTATAGCCTAAATATTAAGCCGTTGCCTTTAATGGCCGCTCAAAATGCCGGTGATGTAGTTATCCCCATTAATTACCACATTGTTAGGGCCGGCGATAACCTTAATACTTTAGCTGCTGCCTTTAAGATTACTCCGCAACAACTAGCTCAGTTAAATAATTTAAACAGCCGTCATCTTAAAGCCGGCGCCGTATTAATTTTGCCGCAGCAAGCCGCCGTTACTGGGCAAAGTTATGTGGTGCAGCGCGGCGATACTTTAAGCAGTATTAGCGTACGTTTTGCCGTACCGCAAAGCAATTTAGTGATGTTAAATAATCTTGATAGCCTAGAACTTTCGCGCCGGCAGCTTTTGCAGCTTACAGCTAACCACCCCCTTAACTATGTAGCTAAGGCCGGTGATAGCCTAGAAAGTATTGCCGACCGCTTTGAACTAACGGTAGACCAATTAATGCAATACAATGCCTTAAACACTACCGAGATTATCGCCGGTACCGAGCTTATTTTGTTTAACCCCGTTTTTATGGTTTTTAATGACGAAGTATGGCAGCCGCAAGCTAACCGTGAACTATGGCAAGCACGGGTGCCGCCACCGGCACAGATGGTGCCGGCCAACTTTTTACCGGCTAATCCGGTTTTAAGGCCGGAGAGTCAACCTTTGCCTTTTGATGGCCGCAGCGATAACCTTACAGTACAACAACGCTTTACGATGGCGCAAACTTTATTAACCGGCTTTAACCGGCAAATAGAGCAGGCCGGTATGTTAAGTAATGTTTTGCAGGGGTATACTATTGTGCTGGATAGCGGGCATGGCGGGCGCGACCCGGGCGCTGTGGTAACTAAAGAAGTAAGCGGCGAAGTTAAAACTTTTTATGAAGCCCAATATAACTACGATGTGGCTATGCGGCTTTATGCCTTACTTAAGCGGCACGGGGCGCAGGTGCAGCTAACTAATATTTCGCCTAGTTATACTATCCGCAATAACGATATTCAGCAAACTTTTGCCAACACGCAAAACGCCGTCTTTAATAACGAAAGAGAGGGTGATAGTATGGGTGGCGGGCTTTGGGTGCTTCGCCGCCGTTTAGAGATAACCGGAAATTTATTAAAAAATATCACTATAGACAGACGAATTTTTATTAGTATCCATAACGATTCCAGCCCGCATACACCGTTAGGTTTGGTAGCTGTAGCCAGTAACCCAACGCAGCACAGCCTTAATTTAGCGCAGGCCATTATTGATAGTAAAGGGCGCGGCACAATACGCCGGGGCTCTTTTATTATGGTTAATAATAATCCGGCCCCCGCCGCCGTTTTGGTAGAGGTAAGAAATTTAGTGCAAGAAGATTTTGAGCTGGTAAACAGTTATTTAGTACGGCAGCAAGATGCCGAAAAAATAGCGCAAGGCATTATTAACTACGTAGCGGCTAAAAATTAG